The Triticum aestivum cultivar Chinese Spring chromosome 3A, IWGSC CS RefSeq v2.1, whole genome shotgun sequence genome includes a region encoding these proteins:
- the LOC123059336 gene encoding potassium transporter 19-like, whose protein sequence is MSVQAEGAAGAETRVPRDSLYGDAEKVSDDNHHGSGDSCWQTLQLAFQSIGVVYGDVGTSPLYVYSSTFPDGIRHPDDLLGVLSLIIYTLVLLPMLKYIFIVLYANDNGDGGTFALYSLISRYAKIRMIPNQQAEDASVSNYSIKEPNSQMRRAQWVKQRLESSKAAKIALFTITILGTSMVMGDGTLTPAISVLSAVSGIREKAPNLTQSEVVWISVAILFLLFSVQRFGTDKVGYSFAPIISVWFIFIAGIGVYNLAAHDVTVLRAFNPKYIVDYFRRNGKEAWVSLGGVVLCITGTEAMFADLGHFNIRAIQLSFTFILFPSVALCYMGQASYLRKFPQDVGDTFYKSIPAAMFWPTFIVAIMAAIIASQAMLSGAFAILSKALSLGCFPRVRVVHTSKKYSGQVYIPEVNFLIGAASIVVTLAFQTTTNIGNAYGICVVTVFSITTHLMTVVMLLIWKKNIAFVVAFYVIFGLAEFLYLSSILSKFVEGGYLPFCFSLVLMALMATWHYVYVKRYWYELDRVVPAAELTALLARRNVRRVPGVGLLYSELVQGIPPVFPCLVDKIPSVHEVFVFMSIKNLPIPRVAPPERFIFRRVGPAEHRMFRCVARYGYTDHIEGTKEFSAFLIEGLKLFIHDEAAFSCQHTNNNNNNNNNNNNDDNDARRVAQVAVAEEEKRFIDAEVERGVVYLMGEAEVAAAPGSSALKRVVVNYVYTFLRKNLSESHKALSIPKDQLLKVGITYEI, encoded by the exons ATGTCGGTCCAAGCTGAGGGCGCGGCGGGTGCGGAAACGAGGGTGCCCCGTGACTCGCTCTACGGGGACGCCGAGAAGGTTTCCGACGACAATCACCATGGCTCCGGG GATAGCTGTTGGCAGACGTTGCAGCTGGCGTTCCAGAGCATCGGCGTGGTGTACGGCGACGTGGGGACGTCGCCGCTGTACGTGTACTCGAGCACCTTCCCGGACGGCATCCGGCACCCGGACGACCTCCTCGGCGTCCTTTCACTCATCATCTACACCCTCGTCCTCCTGCCCATGCTCAAGTATATCTTCATCGTCCTCTACGCCAACGACAACGGCGACG GAGGCACGTTCGCTCTCTACTCGTTGATCTCGAGGTACGCCAAGATACGAATGATCCCGAACCAGCAGGCCGAGGACGCGTCCGTGTCCAACTACAGCATCAAGGAGCCCAACTCGCAGATGCGGAGGGCGCAGTGGGTGAAGCAGAGGCTTGAGTCCAGCAAGGCCGCCAAGATCGCGctcttcaccatcaccatcctcGGCACCTCCATGGTCATGGGCGACGGCACCCTCACGCCCGCAATCTCCG TGCTCTCTGCGGTGAGCGGGATCAGGGAGAAAGCACCCAACTTAACCCAAT CGGAAGTGGTGTGGATCTCGGTGGCCATCCTCTTCCTGCTCTTCTCGGTGCAACGCTTCGGGACGGACAAGGTCGGGTACTCCTTCGCGCCCATCATCTCGGTGTGGTTCATCTTCATCGCCGGCATCGGGGTGTACAACCTCGCCGCCCACGACGTGACCGTCCTCAGGGCCTTCAACCCCAAGTACATAGTAGACTACTTCAGGAGGAACGGCAAGGAGGCGTGGGTCTCGCTCGGGGGCGTCGTCCTCTGCATCACAGGCACAGAGGCCATGTTTGCTGACCTTGGCCATTTCAACATAAGGGCCATTCAG CTGAGCTTCACCTTCATCCTCTTCCCCTCCGTCGCGCTGTGCTACATGGGTCAGGCATCCTACCTGCGCAAATTCCCGCAAGACGTCGGCGACACCTTCTACAAATCTATCCCAG CGGCGATGTTTTGGCCGACGTTCATCGTGGCAATCATGGCGGCCATCATCGCCAGCCAGGCCATGCTGTCTGGCGCGTTTGCCATCCTGTCCAAGGCGCTCTCGCTGGGCTGCTTCCCGAGGGTGAGGGTGGTGCACACCTCCAAGAAGTACTCGGGGCAGGTGTACATCCCGGAGGTGAACTTCCTCATCGGTGCCGCCAGCATCGTCGTCACCCTCGCCTTCCAGACCACCACCAACATCGGGAACGCCTACGGGATATGCGTCGTGACTGTCTTCTCCATCACGACACACCTCATGACGGTGGTGATGCTGCTCATATGGAAGAAGAACATCGCCTTCGTCGTGGCCTTCTACGTCATCTTCGGGCTCGCCGAGTTCCTCTACCTGTCGTCCATCCTCTCCAAGTTCGTCGAGGGAGGGTACCTTCCGTTCTGCTTCTCCTTGGTGCTCATGGCGCTCATGGCCACCTGGCACTACGTCTATGTCAAACGCTACTGGTACGAGCTCGACCGTGTGGTGCCGGCGGCCGAGCTCACGGCGCTCCTGGCCCGCCGCAACGTGCGGAGGGTGCCTGGCGTGGGCCTGCTCTACTCGGAGCTCGTCCAGGGCATCCCTCCCGTGTTCCCATGCCTGGTTGACAAGATCCCATCGGTGCACGAGGTCTTCGTCTTCATGTCCATCAAGAACCTCCCCATCCCGCGGGTGGCGCCGCCCGAGCGCTTCATCTTCCGCAGGGTCGGCCCTGCCGAGCACCGCATGTTCCGTTGCGTGGCGCGGTATGGTTACACCGACCATATTGAGGGCACCAAGGAGTTCTCGGCGTTCCTCATCGAGGGCCTCAAGCTGTTCATCCACGATGAGGCGGCCTTCTCCTGCCAgcacaccaacaacaacaacaacaacaacaacaacaacaacaacgacgacaacgaTGCTCGGCGGGTAGCGCAGGTGGCGGttgcggaggaggagaagaggttCATTGATGCAGAGGTGGAGCGTGGGGTGGTGTACCTGATGGGCGAGgcagaggtggcggcggcgccaGGGTCGTCGGCGTTGAAGAGGGTTGTGGTCAACTACGTGTACACCTTCTTGAGGAAGAACCTCAGCGAGAGCCACAAAGCACTCTCCATTCCCAAGGACCAGCTGCTCAAGGTCGGGATCACCTATGAGATATAG